A genome region from Dolichospermum compactum NIES-806 includes the following:
- a CDS encoding FKBP-type peptidyl-prolyl cis-trans isomerase, protein MKGIFLSVVLMLVCVGILVFTQISGQKDAAIGNSPQTQPTTTVTQEKNTPTKSNTMSEANAVTTASGLKYIELQEGDGATPQTGQTVEVHYTGTLENGTKFDSSRDRNQTFKFKIGTGQVIKGWDEGVISMKVGGRRQLIIPSELGYGARGAGGVIPPNSTLIFDVELISAQ, encoded by the coding sequence TTGAAAGGAATTTTCCTCAGCGTGGTGTTAATGCTGGTATGTGTTGGCATTTTAGTATTTACCCAAATTAGCGGTCAAAAAGATGCTGCGATTGGTAATTCGCCCCAAACACAACCCACCACCACTGTCACTCAAGAAAAAAATACGCCAACAAAGAGCAATACTATGTCTGAAGCAAATGCTGTTACTACCGCCTCTGGATTAAAATATATTGAACTACAGGAAGGAGACGGTGCAACTCCCCAAACTGGACAAACCGTTGAGGTTCACTACACTGGTACATTAGAAAATGGGACTAAATTTGATAGTTCGCGCGATCGCAATCAAACCTTCAAGTTTAAAATTGGCACAGGACAAGTAATTAAAGGTTGGGACGAAGGAGTAATCTCCATGAAAGTAGGTGGCCGTCGTCAACTAATTATTCCCTCAGAATTAGGTTATGGTGCGCGTGGTGCTGGTGGCGTTATTCCTCCCAACTCTACTTTAATTTTTGACGTAGAACTGATCAGCGCTCAATAG
- the rfbB gene encoding dTDP-glucose 4,6-dehydratase, protein MNRRLLVTGGAGFIGANFVHHWCQAYPNDRIVVLDALTYAGNRHNLASVEAKENFRFVQGDISDRSLIDQLLLAENIDTIAHFAAESHVDRSITGPAAFVQTNVVGTFTLLEGFRQYWQAKNQPSNYLFLHVSTDEVYGSLTSDEPAFSETTAYSPNSPYSASKAGSDHLVRAYYHTYKLPTIITNCSNNYGAFQFPEKLIPLMCINILTGKELPVYGDGKNVRDWLYVVDHCRALDVVIHQGKPGENYNIGGNNEVENISLVQNLCAIMNELAPNLPVYPAEKLITFVKDRPGHDRRYAINANKLKTEFGWTPSVTITEGLRLTVEWYLSHSDWWKPLL, encoded by the coding sequence ATGAATAGACGATTATTGGTGACTGGAGGCGCTGGGTTTATTGGTGCGAATTTCGTCCATCATTGGTGTCAGGCTTATCCAAATGATAGAATCGTGGTATTGGATGCTCTTACCTACGCTGGAAATCGCCATAATTTAGCCTCTGTTGAAGCCAAAGAGAATTTCCGATTTGTGCAAGGAGACATAAGCGATCGCTCTCTAATTGATCAACTACTTTTAGCAGAAAATATAGATACTATAGCCCATTTTGCCGCCGAATCTCACGTTGATCGTTCCATCACCGGACCCGCTGCATTTGTCCAAACTAACGTAGTCGGAACTTTTACTTTATTAGAAGGTTTTCGTCAATATTGGCAAGCAAAAAACCAACCTAGTAATTACCTATTTCTTCACGTTTCTACCGATGAAGTTTATGGTAGTCTCACCTCAGATGAACCCGCATTCTCAGAAACTACAGCCTATAGTCCCAATAGTCCTTATTCAGCCTCAAAAGCTGGAAGTGATCATCTAGTTCGGGCTTATTATCATACTTATAAATTACCGACAATTATTACTAATTGCTCTAATAATTATGGTGCTTTTCAATTTCCTGAAAAGCTAATTCCTTTGATGTGTATTAACATTTTAACCGGTAAAGAATTACCTGTTTATGGTGATGGCAAAAATGTCCGCGATTGGTTATATGTAGTTGATCACTGTCGGGCGTTAGATGTGGTCATCCATCAAGGAAAACCGGGAGAAAATTACAACATTGGTGGCAATAACGAAGTTGAAAATATCAGTCTGGTACAAAATTTATGTGCAATCATGAACGAATTAGCACCAAATTTACCAGTATATCCAGCGGAAAAATTAATTACTTTTGTGAAGGATAGACCTGGACATGATCGAAGATATGCTATTAATGCCAATAAGCTAAAAACAGAATTTGGTTGGACTCCATCTGTAACAATCACTGAAGGTTTACGTTTAACCGTAGAATGGTATCTCAGTCATAGTGATTGGTGGAAACCCTTACTATAA
- a CDS encoding response regulator translates to MYETERIIVIDNDIVNRNFVLDCLHSQGYNAIGAENSIVGLQLIKKHLPDLVICDLVMPDMDGYTVLSNLREDSLTAITPFIFLTDINTKASLRKSMELGADDYLTKPATTDELLRAVAIRLQKQALFRYWYTTNSPQVTLAESPDTSVNSQSIFPDIPHLKKVFDYIEANYQKGITSSKVAEAVGYSSAYLTNQVAKQTGKPINVWIVKRRMVAALPLLENTHQTIEEISINLGYQSSCHFSRQFRQYHGLSPRDWRKKHQLTENSTSTKLQLIKNHSQLVKYVAVGRN, encoded by the coding sequence ATGTACGAAACAGAAAGAATTATCGTCATTGATAATGATATTGTCAACCGCAATTTTGTTTTAGATTGTCTTCACTCTCAAGGATATAATGCTATAGGTGCAGAAAATAGTATTGTTGGACTGCAATTAATCAAGAAACATTTACCTGATTTGGTAATTTGTGATCTAGTAATGCCAGACATGGATGGTTATACCGTATTAAGTAATCTACGGGAAGATTCATTGACAGCAATTACTCCTTTTATTTTTTTGACTGATATTAATACCAAGGCATCTTTGCGAAAATCAATGGAATTGGGAGCAGACGATTATTTAACCAAACCAGCAACGACGGATGAGTTATTGCGAGCCGTTGCGATTAGATTACAAAAACAAGCTCTTTTTAGATACTGGTATACTACTAATTCTCCTCAAGTCACATTAGCCGAATCACCCGATACATCAGTAAATTCTCAGTCAATTTTTCCGGATATTCCCCATCTAAAAAAGGTTTTTGATTATATTGAAGCTAATTATCAAAAAGGAATTACTTCATCTAAAGTCGCTGAAGCTGTGGGTTATTCTTCTGCCTATTTAACTAACCAAGTTGCTAAACAGACAGGAAAGCCAATAAATGTTTGGATTGTGAAACGGAGAATGGTAGCAGCCTTGCCTTTATTGGAAAATACTCATCAGACAATTGAGGAAATTTCTATCAATCTTGGTTATCAAAGTTCTTGTCATTTCTCCCGACAGTTTCGCCAATATCATGGTTTATCTCCTAGAGATTGGCGAAAAAAACATCAGTTAACTGAAAATTCCACAAGTACCAAATTGCAATTAATCAAAAATCACTCACAATTAGTCAAATATGTAGCTGTAGGGAGGAATTAA
- the ispE gene encoding 4-(cytidine 5'-diphospho)-2-C-methyl-D-erythritol kinase, producing MRSYSLIAPAKINLYLEIIGSRPDGYHELAMILQSIDLSDQIDIHASSTENIRVYCDHPQVPIDQSNLVYKAAALMAREFPKAFSNFGGVDITIKKHIPVAAGLAGGSSNAAAVLVGMDLLWNLGLTQSELEELGASLGSDVPFCIGGGTAIATGRGEQLSPLQSLDNLHIVLAKYRSLEVSTPWAYKTYRQQFGVNYIQDSEGLAARASAFHSEDMVKAILNKNTENIAQKLHNDLEKVVLPAYPQVWQLRELFASQPGVLGTMMSGSGPSVFAIVESQNQGQIVKERIREAIPDEDLELFVTHTIKHGIKIAQ from the coding sequence ATGCGTTCTTACAGTTTAATTGCACCTGCTAAAATCAATTTGTATTTGGAAATTATCGGCAGTCGTCCTGACGGATATCATGAATTAGCAATGATACTCCAAAGTATAGATTTATCCGATCAAATTGATATCCATGCGTCTAGCACTGAAAATATTCGCGTTTATTGTGATCATCCCCAAGTACCTATAGATCAAAGTAATTTAGTTTATAAAGCGGCGGCATTAATGGCTAGGGAATTTCCCAAAGCTTTTAGTAATTTTGGTGGTGTGGATATTACTATCAAAAAACATATTCCTGTGGCTGCTGGTTTAGCGGGAGGTTCTAGTAATGCCGCAGCGGTGTTAGTAGGAATGGATTTACTTTGGAATTTGGGATTAACTCAATCAGAATTAGAAGAATTAGGGGCTAGTCTTGGTTCAGATGTGCCATTTTGTATTGGTGGGGGAACGGCAATTGCTACGGGTAGGGGTGAACAACTTTCTCCTTTGCAAAGTTTGGATAATTTACATATAGTGTTGGCTAAATATCGCAGTTTGGAAGTTTCTACACCTTGGGCATATAAAACCTATCGGCAACAATTTGGGGTTAATTATATTCAAGATTCGGAAGGTTTGGCGGCTCGTGCTAGTGCTTTTCATTCAGAAGATATGGTGAAAGCTATCTTGAATAAGAATACAGAAAACATTGCCCAAAAACTACATAATGATTTGGAGAAAGTTGTTTTACCAGCTTATCCTCAAGTATGGCAACTACGGGAATTATTCGCTAGTCAACCTGGGGTTTTAGGGACAATGATGTCGGGTTCTGGTCCTTCTGTGTTTGCTATTGTTGAATCTCAAAATCAAGGGCAAATAGTTAAGGAACGGATACGTGAGGCGATTCCTGATGAGGATTTGGAATTGTTTGTCACCCATACCATTAAACATGGAATTAAAATCGCTCAATAA
- a CDS encoding methylmalonic aciduria and homocystinuria type D protein: MVYYPQVCISEPSCPIHLVGKTGQAVEISIHTPSPYICANCEQILPDWKQQQFLWVVVVLQQSQYPLEEMTIETEQEKEKLREKFMRFGCDVAFNLRDRGYLTDLIDPRTGYPLLSHSGLVPHDDTAVAQALLKYPAIQNKCHVLVHPQWGTAVYPSVMLSEAPPEIIESVTKAIAPMHGWIQV; the protein is encoded by the coding sequence GTGGTGTATTATCCCCAAGTTTGTATTTCTGAACCTAGCTGTCCGATTCATTTAGTTGGCAAAACAGGACAAGCTGTAGAGATTTCTATTCATACTCCCAGTCCATATATCTGTGCCAACTGCGAACAGATATTACCCGATTGGAAACAGCAACAGTTTTTGTGGGTGGTGGTGGTTTTGCAGCAATCACAATATCCGTTAGAAGAAATGACTATAGAAACAGAACAAGAAAAAGAGAAACTGCGGGAAAAATTTATGCGTTTTGGTTGCGATGTGGCATTTAATTTGCGCGATCGCGGATATTTAACAGACCTCATAGATCCCCGTACAGGTTATCCATTACTATCTCATTCTGGCCTAGTTCCCCATGATGATACAGCAGTGGCACAAGCTTTACTCAAGTATCCCGCCATTCAAAATAAATGCCATGTTCTTGTCCATCCTCAATGGGGAACTGCTGTTTATCCCAGTGTCATGCTTTCAGAAGCACCTCCAGAGATAATTGAGTCAGTCACGAAAGCGATCGCACCAATGCACGGATGGATACAGGTGTAA
- a CDS encoding glycosyltransferase, whose protein sequence is MRKLYFLVPGTNGKFACGGLWAELKTVALAQQICDAEVVTYRQRESDKLFLDDLLKENNLDIDNIIFVISWGFNVGKLATKLQKYHVIYHAHSAGYKINLPANIPIITVSRNTLGYWGQKAPNSLIYYLPNQISDDFTNLRQKRDIDVLVQTRKSSEYLIKTLIPALEKKCKVLVIDSYVENLPALFNRTQVYLYDSAEYWKLQGVSEGFGLQPMEALACGCQVFSSVNGGLSDYLDPEFNSYKIAGYALEYDVAKILQVLESPAALTLSETVLAEYRTEHIIHRLGVILAEINNFFDHKHNYATKIPDFTKIRLAQLFTQRIFAKIKKKYLQDN, encoded by the coding sequence ATGAGAAAACTTTATTTTTTAGTACCAGGAACCAATGGTAAATTTGCTTGTGGTGGTCTTTGGGCAGAATTGAAAACAGTTGCTTTAGCTCAACAGATTTGTGATGCTGAAGTAGTTACCTATCGTCAGCGGGAATCAGATAAATTATTTTTAGATGATTTATTAAAAGAGAATAATTTAGATATAGATAACATAATTTTCGTAATTAGCTGGGGATTCAATGTTGGTAAACTAGCAACTAAATTGCAAAAATATCATGTAATTTATCACGCTCACAGTGCAGGTTATAAAATTAATTTACCAGCTAATATTCCTATAATTACAGTTAGCAGAAATACTTTAGGTTATTGGGGACAAAAAGCTCCAAATTCTCTCATTTATTATTTACCCAATCAAATTAGTGATGACTTTACTAATTTACGTCAAAAGCGAGATATTGATGTTTTAGTGCAAACCCGGAAATCTTCAGAATATTTAATTAAAACCTTAATTCCAGCTTTAGAAAAAAAATGTAAAGTATTGGTTATTGATAGTTATGTGGAAAATTTACCAGCTTTATTTAATCGGACTCAAGTTTATCTTTATGATTCGGCAGAATATTGGAAATTACAAGGAGTTAGTGAAGGATTTGGCTTACAACCAATGGAAGCATTAGCTTGTGGTTGTCAAGTCTTTTCTAGTGTCAATGGGGGATTATCGGATTATTTAGATCCGGAATTTAACTCTTATAAAATCGCTGGTTATGCTTTAGAATATGACGTTGCCAAGATTTTACAGGTTTTAGAATCCCCAGCAGCATTGACTTTATCAGAAACTGTGTTAGCAGAATACAGAACTGAGCATATTATTCACCGTTTAGGAGTAATTTTAGCAGAAATAAATAACTTCTTTGATCATAAACATAACTATGCAACTAAAATTCCCGATTTTACAAAAATCCGGTTAGCACAATTGTTTACACAGAGAATCTTTGCTAAAATCAAGAAGAAATATTTACAGGATAATTAG
- a CDS encoding phasin family protein produces the protein MDSNNWLQQLMMLGIGTTSLVADKLKEVSDELVKDGKLNPEQAKAVMDDLVHQLQSEQGNWDEQMQRQMRNMMQDLGVARQSEVDELRGRIDRLERQVRDLENKLWR, from the coding sequence ATGGATAGTAACAATTGGTTGCAACAGCTAATGATGTTGGGTATTGGCACAACCTCTTTAGTTGCAGACAAACTCAAGGAAGTGAGTGATGAACTGGTAAAAGACGGTAAACTCAATCCTGAGCAAGCAAAGGCAGTCATGGATGATCTTGTACATCAGTTACAGTCAGAACAAGGCAACTGGGACGAGCAAATGCAGCGACAAATGCGAAACATGATGCAGGATTTGGGAGTTGCGCGTCAGTCAGAAGTAGACGAATTACGCGGGAGAATAGACCGTTTAGAACGTCAAGTCCGGGATTTAGAAAATAAGCTATGGCGCTAA
- a CDS encoding DUF6391 domain-containing protein, producing the protein MNTSYSSESYSFNFDFLAPHPNQDADLLQQLSFIPGLKEILMLRQVHALEHATVWLLGENKHSSLSPRTTTNIQLDDELLGGLSTEQGFFLYGDVNIHDLRRAVTLAKHRLTAGEWDLAVHPRCGTNVSVAMLLTAGLAATIPFVLPFRPIEQLIGFGLAATAAAEIAPDLGMLTQRYLTTSIPFNLAIENITIARDFWGKESHFVKVYWEN; encoded by the coding sequence ATGAATACTTCTTATTCGAGCGAATCGTATTCCTTTAACTTTGACTTTCTTGCACCTCACCCCAATCAAGATGCTGATTTACTTCAACAGTTATCTTTTATCCCTGGGTTGAAAGAAATTCTCATGTTACGTCAAGTCCACGCCCTAGAACACGCCACCGTCTGGTTACTAGGGGAAAATAAACATTCCTCTTTATCACCACGAACAACCACCAATATCCAATTAGATGATGAATTATTAGGTGGTTTGTCTACTGAACAGGGATTTTTTCTCTATGGTGATGTGAATATTCATGATTTGCGTCGGGCGGTAACATTAGCTAAACATCGTCTTACCGCTGGAGAATGGGATTTAGCTGTACATCCCCGCTGTGGCACAAATGTATCTGTAGCTATGTTATTAACAGCAGGACTAGCAGCAACAATTCCTTTTGTACTACCATTTCGACCAATTGAACAACTCATCGGTTTTGGTTTAGCCGCAACAGCCGCAGCGGAAATTGCACCAGATTTAGGAATGCTCACCCAGCGTTATCTTACCACCTCTATCCCCTTTAATTTAGCTATTGAAAATATTACCATCGCCCGTGATTTTTGGGGCAAAGAAAGTCATTTTGTCAAAGTATATTGGGAAAATTAG
- a CDS encoding DUF3082 domain-containing protein — MNQPPKTPSVDGSNQVQATPLRCITGSVISGGFAFATYSLMIAIATTFANKPTHSDNQTVINIASAVRTLVVGIVALGAGIFGLVALGLFALSIQIFIQQLSNPKSS, encoded by the coding sequence ATGAATCAACCGCCAAAAACGCCATCAGTAGATGGTTCTAATCAAGTCCAAGCAACTCCTTTACGCTGTATAACTGGGTCTGTGATATCGGGAGGATTTGCATTTGCTACTTATTCTTTAATGATAGCGATCGCCACTACTTTTGCCAATAAACCCACCCATTCTGATAACCAAACCGTGATCAATATTGCTTCTGCTGTGCGGACTCTAGTTGTAGGTATAGTAGCCTTAGGAGCGGGAATTTTTGGGTTAGTGGCATTAGGTTTATTTGCCTTATCAATCCAAATTTTTATCCAGCAATTAAGCAATCCTAAAAGTAGTTAG
- a CDS encoding HetP family heterocyst commitment protein has protein sequence MSQNFSDYHSSVNKKIKTEQIEQIIKAIIAGKYSWACVLVLQFAGYNPMDYIPYRTYIRLLKTNCLLGNSQQN, from the coding sequence ATGAGTCAAAATTTTAGCGATTATCATTCGTCGGTTAACAAAAAAATCAAGACTGAACAAATAGAACAAATAATCAAAGCAATTATTGCGGGTAAATATTCTTGGGCTTGTGTTCTAGTTTTACAATTTGCTGGTTATAATCCTATGGACTATATACCCTATCGTACTTATATCAGATTACTTAAAACTAACTGCTTACTGGGTAATTCTCAGCAAAATTAA
- a CDS encoding DUF4359 domain-containing protein yields MKPLTMIICVGAVGVTVLGAIMAKTNPNQEEYERYAVQKLTTYLETDVCKKTPSFLEKLIKVNCEQLLNSATPHIKELITTTTNRQDYMIFSIYRTQIKLDSWIPGYKFETVGALNQFYTYNAEEK; encoded by the coding sequence ATGAAACCTTTAACTATGATTATATGCGTAGGAGCAGTGGGCGTTACTGTTCTAGGGGCAATTATGGCGAAAACTAACCCTAATCAGGAGGAATACGAAAGGTATGCAGTCCAAAAGCTGACAACATATTTGGAAACTGATGTATGTAAAAAAACACCAAGTTTTTTGGAAAAGTTAATTAAAGTTAATTGTGAACAGCTGCTTAATTCCGCTACGCCACATATTAAGGAACTGATTACTACTACTACTAACCGACAAGACTATATGATCTTTAGTATTTACCGGACTCAAATCAAACTGGATTCTTGGATACCAGGGTACAAGTTTGAAACGGTAGGGGCATTAAATCAATTTTATACTTATAATGCTGAGGAAAAATAA
- a CDS encoding indole-3-glycerol phosphate synthase TrpC → MSYPTTIYNPQMQTIITEIVWQKKLEVAQMQQDMTWASLQRQLSAAPTVRDFFTALQLSIYKPSLIAEVQKASLYHSVIRPDFDPVTIAQAYKRGGASCVSVFTDQKFFHGGFDHLRAIRYRVGIPLLCKDFIIDPCQIYLARSAGADAISLIASILTDKQLQSFLRVIHYLGMNAVIQVHNLNDLDRVLALEDVRIVSINNQSLGDFSININTTQELLAARRSQLQKLGILVMSESGIETPDDLSFVAECGVQTVIIGESLLKENDLEVAVRTLLQSKFPIHYAEGLKIG, encoded by the coding sequence ATGAGCTACCCAACCACAATTTATAATCCTCAAATGCAAACAATTATTACAGAAATTGTGTGGCAGAAAAAACTAGAAGTTGCACAAATGCAACAAGATATGACCTGGGCTTCCTTGCAACGTCAATTAAGTGCTGCTCCTACTGTGCGGGACTTTTTTACGGCTTTGCAGTTGAGTATTTATAAACCTAGTTTAATTGCAGAAGTGCAAAAAGCATCACTTTATCATAGTGTAATTAGACCAGATTTTGACCCGGTTACTATTGCTCAAGCCTATAAAAGAGGAGGAGCATCTTGTGTATCTGTTTTTACCGATCAAAAGTTTTTTCATGGTGGTTTTGATCATCTACGTGCTATCAGATATCGGGTAGGAATACCTCTACTTTGCAAAGATTTTATCATTGATCCTTGCCAAATTTATTTAGCCCGTTCGGCTGGTGCAGATGCCATATCATTAATTGCGTCTATTCTTACAGATAAGCAATTACAAAGCTTTTTACGAGTGATTCATTACTTAGGTATGAATGCTGTTATCCAGGTTCATAACTTAAATGATTTGGATAGAGTTTTAGCTTTAGAAGATGTGAGGATAGTTTCTATTAATAACCAGAGTTTAGGTGATTTTAGCATTAATATTAACACTACTCAGGAATTATTGGCAGCTAGGCGATCGCAACTTCAAAAGCTAGGAATTTTAGTCATGAGTGAATCAGGGATAGAAACCCCCGATGATTTATCATTTGTGGCTGAATGTGGTGTACAAACTGTGATCATCGGAGAATCTTTGCTCAAAGAAAATGATTTGGAAGTAGCTGTCAGAACTTTACTGCAATCTAAATTTCCTATTCATTATGCAGAAGGATTAAAGATTGGGTAA
- the rsmA gene encoding 16S rRNA (adenine(1518)-N(6)/adenine(1519)-N(6))-dimethyltransferase RsmA: MIQPRKQFAQHWLKSDKALNAIVQAANCQETDKVLEIGPGTGILTRRLLPLVKSLLAVEIDRDLCKLLAKQLGEKENFLLLQGDFLTLDLPSQLTTFTNFQKQNKVVANIPYNITGPIIEKLLGTISHPNPEPYDTIVLLIQKEVAERLYAKPGSRTFGALSVRVQYLADCELICTVPAAAFVPPPKVDSAVVRLSPKQIEIPAHDPKKLETLVKLGFGSKRKMLRNNLQSVIERDNLTQLLEQLGINPQVRAEDLGVAQWVSLVNIIAGVGSQESGVRSQEEEIEE, encoded by the coding sequence ATGATTCAACCCCGTAAACAGTTTGCTCAACATTGGTTAAAAAGTGATAAGGCTCTGAACGCAATTGTCCAAGCGGCTAATTGTCAAGAAACTGATAAGGTTTTAGAAATTGGTCCGGGTACAGGAATTCTCACTCGTCGGTTATTACCGCTGGTGAAATCTCTATTAGCCGTAGAAATTGACCGAGATTTGTGTAAGTTACTGGCTAAACAATTGGGGGAAAAAGAAAATTTTCTCTTGCTACAGGGAGATTTTTTAACTCTTGATTTACCATCGCAATTAACAACATTTACTAATTTTCAGAAGCAGAATAAAGTTGTTGCTAATATTCCTTATAATATTACTGGACCAATTATTGAAAAGTTACTGGGGACGATTTCTCATCCTAATCCAGAGCCTTATGATACGATTGTTTTGTTAATACAGAAAGAAGTAGCGGAAAGATTATATGCTAAACCCGGTTCGAGAACTTTTGGGGCGTTGTCGGTGCGGGTGCAATATTTGGCAGATTGTGAGTTAATTTGTACAGTTCCGGCTGCGGCATTTGTGCCTCCACCCAAGGTAGATTCGGCTGTGGTGCGGTTGAGTCCTAAACAGATAGAAATTCCGGCTCATGACCCCAAAAAGTTAGAAACTCTGGTGAAATTGGGATTTGGGTCAAAGCGAAAAATGTTAAGAAATAATTTACAATCGGTAATTGAACGAGACAACTTGACTCAATTACTGGAACAATTAGGAATAAATCCTCAAGTTCGTGCTGAAGACCTCGGTGTTGCCCAATGGGTATCACTGGTAAATATTATAGCAGGAGTCGGGAGTCAGGAGTCAGGAGTCAGGAGTCAGGAGGAAGAAATTGAAGAATAG
- a CDS encoding fatty acid hydroxylase produces MLEAIAVAWLLLILGDFLSTFFYHVPEHVFGSLHLTTHHSWKKSFRHYAILTFNPQVLLDGILGALPYLLIAVWLWSLSPIGVICGLLFGQFHVWWRHVMALGWQTSKPVTVLCKFLFITTPEQHWLHHQKTNFGFGDIFTFFDQPAKIWMRWLRLQRIHWRLQVKS; encoded by the coding sequence ATGCTTGAAGCTATCGCTGTTGCTTGGCTATTATTGATTCTTGGCGATTTTCTTTCTACCTTTTTCTATCACGTCCCTGAACACGTTTTTGGTAGCCTTCATTTGACAACTCACCACTCCTGGAAAAAGAGTTTTCGTCACTATGCAATTCTCACATTTAATCCTCAGGTGCTTTTAGATGGTATTTTGGGTGCATTACCTTATCTACTGATAGCAGTTTGGTTATGGAGTTTATCTCCTATTGGCGTAATTTGCGGTTTATTGTTTGGTCAGTTTCATGTATGGTGGAGACACGTGATGGCTCTGGGGTGGCAAACATCTAAACCCGTAACTGTTTTGTGTAAATTTCTCTTTATTACTACGCCAGAACAGCACTGGTTACACCATCAAAAAACTAACTTTGGTTTTGGCGATATTTTCACGTTTTTTGACCAACCTGCGAAAATTTGGATGCGTTGGTTACGGCTACAAAGAATCCACTGGCGGTTACAAGTTAAAAGCTGA